A part of Rhipicephalus microplus isolate Deutch F79 chromosome 8, USDA_Rmic, whole genome shotgun sequence genomic DNA contains:
- the LOC142768909 gene encoding uncharacterized protein LOC142768909 encodes MDRPPSDEHAQPSQVSAVENSDIIDELRSTGGQGANQVEKAGEVCPDASRRKDPRLFHTEGKDQTDPTPEGPATSSSSKLGSELASCLQVLVGKNILRHASEAEPTKDEIPSQRVDDPAQAGFHRSVAEQHSTERSNSDDNSGTTLTSAQAAGTDSYTGDQALEKTATAESQLDEKQSEVHGRWSSWSQYIPHELGMPVRQKSPPEDVGPPLSHTTVAQKLLQIFRETQDTTKNTVEKSSEGSSAVMVQILPQLRAPETHTLRECEEELAMSAVATTSQDSENVPSQTRTGSGTKQLTEIMQAGASTLTDGGVKPSRCTSESPGDSESTTSLSAARTSVECKGESVSSSPAATEVHQRKSPLPDTVPQDSQDRQPQQRTIVPTDLLALSPQMAAMLPDYHHGISKRFHVGKSPLTLNQQSTYRNTISSLIMQPRASAFSVVRKVLHENKPIPLALPPTSPQKVGDKHPEPTGKSEHTVGRKLDFSLDTSANKNQAPASSTDATDEVSQVQLPAYKTRSDEITRAGEPSEASGERVSSTQDHFRECFFRAIELAPVYGTSGTKLWRPKPLRVPLIAQTVTTSIPIASDASKPPELATEILTSASSPLPGTTSAGNRDSPGSNVNMSSLSLNSGDIKHRPEIEETSAVSESDMPKNTEGKRDVTKAESGDTLSESVLHDSKALDGQPGCNEAKRSDASSQSEIDGQKTSDSRPEGTDSAREDCHRAVDSGKSNSPDDRLESNNASASDLDVPAAVDEACKGTTTEPKDLLL; translated from the coding sequence ATGGATAGGCCACCGAGCGACGAACATGCGCAACCGTCACAGGTTAGCGCCGTGGAAAATAGTGACATCATTGATGAGTTGCGGAGTACGGGTGGTCAAGGTGCGAATCAAGTCGAAAAAGCTGGTGAAGTTTGCCCTGACGCCTCTCGGAGGAAGGACCCACGCTTGTTTCACACAGAAGGTAAAGATCAGACAGATCCAACCCCAGAAGGCCCTGCCACGTCGTCGTCTTCTAAGCTCGGATCTGAACTAGCCAGTTGCCTTCAGGTATTGGTTGGCAAGAACATTCTTAGACATGCTTCCGAAGCAGAGCCCACCAAAGATGAGATTCCCTCTCAACGGGTTGACGATCCAGCGCAAGCAGGGTTTCATAGGAGCGTTGCTGAGCAGCACAGCACAGAGCGCAGCAATAGTGATGACAATAGCGGCACCACGCTGACCAGTGCTCAAGCAGCTGGCACGGATTCATATACGGGTGACCAGGCACTCGAGAAGACTGCCACTGCTGAATCACAGTTGGACGAAAAGCAAAGTGAAGTGCATGGCCGCTGGTCTAGTTGGAGTCAGTACATCCCTCACGAACTCGGCATGCCCGTACGGCAAAAGTCTCCACCGGAAGATGTCGGGCCGCCGTTGTCGCATACAACGGTAGCTCaaaaactgcttcaaatattTCGAGAAACACAAGATACAACAAAGAATACTGTGGAGAAAAGCAGTGAAGGAAGCTCTGCAGTCATGGTACAAATTCTGCCACAATTGCGTGCGCCCGAAACCCATACTCTTCGGGAATGCGAGGAGGAACTGGCAATGTCTGCTGTCGCTACGACATCTCAGGACAGTGAAAACGTGCCATCACAAACACGCACTGGAAGCGGTACGAAACAGCTGACCGAAATAATGCAAGCAGGCGCGTCAACTCTTACAGACGGAGGGGTCAAGCCGTCGCGCTGCACTTCCGAATCCCCGGGGGATTCCGAGAGCACGACGTCGCTCTCCGCTGCGAGGACTTCGGTGGAGTGCAAGGGCGAGTCCGTCAGCTCCAGCCCAGCAGCGACCGAAGTTCACCAGCGTAAATCGCCACTACCTGACACAGTTCCCCAGGATTCCCAGGACAGGCAGCCGCAACAAAGAACAATCGTTCCCACGGATCTCCTAGCATTATCTCCCCAGATGGCTGCAATGCTACCCGACTATCACCATGGCATTTCAAAGCGATTCCACGTAGGAAAATCTCCTCTTACCCTTAATCAGCAGTCAACTTATAGGAATACTATTTCTAGCCTCATTATGCAGCCGCGAGCGTCGGCTTTCTCGGTTGTCAGGAAGGTTCTACATGAGAACAAACCTATACCGCTTGCTTTACCGCCGACGTCACCACAGAAGGTTGGCGACAAACATCCTGAGCCAACCGGGAAATCGGAACACACAGTTGGGAGGAAGCTTGACTTTTCATTGGACACATCCGCAAATAAAAATCAAGCACCTGCTTCAAGCACCGATGCCACTGACGAGGTATCTCAAGTTCAACTTCCTGCTTACAAGACGCGGTCGGATGAAATTACACGTGCAGGTGAGCCATCAGAAGCGTCCGGCGAACGCGTTTCGTCGACCCAAGATCACTTTCGGGAGTGTTTCTTCCGAGCAATCGAATTGGCTCCCGTATATGGCACGTCGGGAACGAAGCTATGGCGTCCAAAACCTTTACGCGTACCACTGATAGCACAGACGGTGACGACAAGCATTCCCATAGCTAGCGATGCGAGTAAGCCACCTGAGCTGGCGACGGAAATACTTACAAGCGCCTCCTCGCCTTTGCCAGGTACAACTTCTGCCGGCAATCGCGACAGCCCGGGCAGTAATGTGAACATGTCCTCTCTGTCTTTAAATTCTGGCGACATCAAGCACCGACCTGAAATTGAGGAGACGTCGGCAGTAAGTGAATCGGACATGCCGAAAAATACCGAAGGCAAGCGGGATGTCACTAAGGCTGAAAGCGGGGACACACTTTCAGAGAGTGTCTTGCACGACTCAAAAGCCCTTGATGGCCAGCCTGGTTGTAACGAAGCTAAACGTAGCGACGCATCTTCACAGAGTGAAATAGATGGCCAGAAAACGTCCGACAGCCGACCTGAAGGCACTGACAGTGCACGCGAGGATTGCCATCGAGCAGTTGATTCAGGGAAATCGAACAGTCCTGACGATCGACTTGAGAGTAATAACGCTTCAGCCAGTGATTTGGACGTCCCAGCAGCCGTAGACGAAGCATGTAAGGGTACGACGACTGAACCTAAAGACCTTCTTTTATAA
- the LOC142768910 gene encoding uncharacterized protein LOC142768910, producing MEVWSPSQSSDTVTSPDSSLTSPRIQDYRHDDAREFRFRPLSSSDDELDHGSPENRTGREPSGYAFRDQHMLEADMSGGRRSETDEEVENCCFPFRPEDSTRERRAAVYYGERAYRRSYRVERHRSSSCNRRYRSRSSSERRREQSESPRRRRPLVEYGYREEQERRRRSVRPASMGYFLRRRYLSLSFTVLRSNSRSRVWYRRTQWQPPRRAYYPVRSTQLDRHRTRRRSMSADQSAPCESAMSGEQESSRIVDADPPVVDRVNFEAERVIPKQPLAGYHLEDPRKEDYAPGFRHDSHSQEHELVDHTVSTQEQNYEVRQVYGSSDASFGPNGQIPNDSTWSPVIRAYTAQSSDMNHAQTRDNDLVHHHNLQRVHYLNHEDPDISVTCTSPVESLVNCRPGGPSADGYLVNYCPAGPRPEECLITYCPRPLIISQSVGETSQTRVSSLRGLHDGGTKLDTCFQSLASKDASMMRPLALDGERTWFDYPRELADRIAERMFHTIRTQNDKVDTLRADMRDFRIRMANFVEKEKFAQEQSLAFIAAVKRRMAEHN from the coding sequence ATGGAAGTGTGGTCTCCGTCTCAGTCTTCTGACACCGTGACGAGTCCCGACTCGTCGCTTACGTCGCCCCGTATACAAGATTATCGACATGATGACGCCCGTGAATTCAGGTTCCGCCCCTTAAGCAGCAGTGACGATGAGCTCGACCACGGTTCCCCAGAAAACCGTACTGGCAGAGAACCGAGTGGCTATGCGTTTCGGGACCAACATATGTTAGAAGCTGACATGTCTGGTGGGCGTCGTAGTGAAACAGATGAAGAGGTGGAAAATTGTTGTTTCCCGTTCAGGCCGGAGGACTCAACGCGAGAACGCCGAGCAGCGGTGTACTACGGAGAACGCGCGTACCGAAGGTCTTACCGAGTGGAGCGTCACCGGTCCAGCTCCTGCAACAGGAGATACAGATCCCGAAGCTCCAGTGAAAGGCGACGCGAGCAAAGTGAGAGTCCTCGAAGGCGGCGTCCTCTCGTCGAGTACGGTTATCGGGAAGAGCAGGAGCGCCGAAGGCGTAGCGTCCGGCCCGCTTCAATGGGTTACTTCTTGCGAAGGCGGTACTTGTCGTTGTCTTTCACCGTCTTAAGAAGTAATTCGCGGTCTCGTGTCTGGTACAGGAGGACACAGTGGCAACCCCCGCGTCGAGCGTATTATCCGGTGAGGTCGACGCAGTTGGACCGCCACCGCACACGCCGGCGCAGTATGTCTGCCGACCAAAGTGCACCTTGCGAAAGTGCCATGTCCGGCGAGCAAGAATCGTCGAGAATCGTCGACGCTGATCCTCCAGTCGTGGATCGAGTGAACTTCGAGGCTGAACGTGTCATACCAAAACAACCGCTGGCGGGCTATCACCTGGAAGACCCTCGCAAGGAAGACTACGCTCCTGGATTTCGTCACGATTCCCATTCCCAAGAGCACGAGTTGGTAGACCATACAGTGTCCACGCAGGAACAGAACTATGAGGTACGGCAGGTTTATGGCAGCAGTGACGCATCATTTGGACCGAATGGCCAGATTCCTAATGATTCGACGTGGTCACCTGTTATCAGAGCGTACACAGCTCAATCGAGCGACATGAACCACGCGCAAACGCGTGATAATGACCTTGTACACCACCATAACTTGCAACGTGTCCACTACCTGAATCACGAGGATCCGGACATCAGCGTAACATGTACGAGTCCCGTTGAGTCTCTCGTAAACTGTCGTCCAGGGGGTCCAAGTGCCGATGGATACCTTGTTAACTATTGCCCCGCAGGTCCAAGGCCTGAGGAATGCCTTATTACCTATTGTCCGAGACCCCTGATTATTTCGCAGTCTGTAGGAGAAACTTCACAGACTCGCGTTTCTTCTTTGAGAGGTTTGCACGACGGGGGAACCAAGTTAGACACGTGCTTCCAGTCACTGGCGAGCAAGGACGCATCGATGATGCGTCCGCTGGCACTTGATGGCGAACGAACATGGTTTGACTATCCGCGGGAACTGGCGGATCGTATAGCTGAGAGGATGTTTCACACAATAAGGACACAAAACGACAAAGTGGACACATTGCGAGCTGACATGAGAGATTTCAGAATCAGGATGGCGAATTTTGTAGAGAAAGAAAAGTTTGCTCAAGAACAATCGCTGGCATTTATCGCTGCCGTGAAACGCCGAATGGCCGAACACAATTAG